The proteins below come from a single Vanessa atalanta chromosome 21, ilVanAtal1.2, whole genome shotgun sequence genomic window:
- the LOC125072342 gene encoding uncharacterized protein LOC125072342: MKTFKIFELLLALLLGCTRESKSIGYDPTDSIQINYDNYDNGQTDVSNTEECFCLPKSPQGIHISEHLSFDGEQDRLIVYLYKNKNDKVIVYIPNREKQIRLPDLTLDDDDELDQIDTEKIADLFYIYSKLTVPNAEPKPDLQNVFDSTQPSNINPPYKSIIFGNLEGVIPEMYNPSNNEITFLPGKRITPLIKSGNNIHINLENKFPNSNDRISFNPGVDKTFPAISDALSSPDTSGNGMIFGLPGVTPDIPNVSEYVPNHKYFPSINGLVGNVNLNAYKFQPAGKNENLVKGLPFDNMPNIRNPLNENNINLNPETSENDSNFFLKLPVIFKPNKKLHLPSEQHQKDDKISFFNDIINVPTPDVVEEYKADVSNADNFRFRPQKDAFYTPYKQHSYQLNTLPGKGFDMWFQKQIALIQQNRHSKSQAINKNELRSFILNALHKNGIMVNNDGNLVDTDGNFLDLANLQLRPILLGDPTEYNKLVATQKCVIPHKLPYLEAVLVTLTYPPKILGIVPLGKTFKQVLHETKQLCNIGKDRGNKQNCQGNQCNKDKINLLLDKTRTSVYLKPKTKNLLNTFIKDEVKDVSIKSGIISENTPSIETIKLPDDLENNKIEDQDDSLDLKIVGGKPAVSSGVIVQNKGRSAQVFD; this comes from the exons atgaaaacatttaag ATATTTGAACTTTTATTGGCGCTTTTATTAGGATGCACGag AGAATCAAAATCGATCGGTTATGACCCAACGGACAGCATACAAATCAACTATGATAATTATGACAATGGTCAAACGGATGTATCCAATACTGAAGAATGTTTTTGTTTACCGAAAAGTCCTCAAGGAATTCATATTTCAGAACATCTTTCATTTGATGGTGAACAAGACAGATTGATCGTTTacttgtacaaaaataaaaatgacaaagttATTGTATACATCCCAAACAGAGAAAAACAAATTCGCTTACCAGATCTTACACTCGACGACGATGATGAACTAGATCAAATTGATACAGAAAAAATCGcggatttgttttatatttattcaaaattgacCGTCCCCAATGCTGAACCAAAACCAGATTTGCAAAATGTTTTTGACAGCACTCAACCATCTAACATTAATCCTCCGTATAAGTCAATTATTTTTGGGAATCTAGAAGGTGTTATACCTGAAATGTATAATCCTTCcaataatgaaataacattcTTGCCAGGAAAACGAATAACACCACTAATTAAATCAGGCAATaacattcatattaatttagaaaacaAATTTCCAAATTCAAACGATCGTATTTCATTTAATCCCGGTGTTGATAAAACATTCCCAGCAATATCTGACGCTCTTAGTTCACCAGATACAAGTGGAAACGGAATGATTTTTGGACTACCAGGCGTTACACCTGATATACCTAACGTATCTGAATATGTACCAAATCACAAATATTTTCCAAGTATAAATGGTCTAGTAGGAAATGTGAATCTGAACGCATATAAATTTCAACCCGCTGGAAAGAATGAGAATTTAGTAAAAGGGCTTCCATTTGATAATATGCCGAATATACGAAACCCActtaatgaaaacaatataaatctaAACCCTGAAACTTCAGAAAatgatagtaatttttttttaaaactaccaGTCATATTTAAACCTAACAAAAAACTTCATCTGCCCTCAGAGCAGCACCAAAAAGACGATAAGATTtccttttttaatgatattatcaaTGTTCCGACCCCTGATGTAGTTGAAGAATATAAAGCTGATGTAAGTAATGCAGACAATTTTCGCTTTCGCCCCCAAAAAGATGCATTTTATACTCCCTATAAACAACATTCTTATCAGCTAAATACATTGCCTGGAAAAGGATTTGACATGTGGTTTCAGAAACAAATCGCATTAATACAACAAAATAGACATTCGAAATCACAAgcgataaataaaaacgaattaagaTCGTTCATATTGAATGCGTTACATAAAAACGGAATAATGGTAAACAACGATGGCAATTTAGTTGATACAGATGGTAATTTTTTAGATTTAGCTAACCTTCAACTCCGTCCAATTTTATTAGGAGATCCTACAGAATACAATAAATTAGTAGCTACGCAAAAATGTGTCATACCGCACAAATTACCGTATTTAGAAGCAGTTCTTGTAACTCTAACGTATCCACCAAAAATTTTGGGTATAGTACCTTTGGGAAAGACTTTTAAACAAGTACTACATGAGACTAAACAACTTTGTAATATCGGAAAGGATCgtggaaataaacaaaattgtcaGGGTAATCAATGtaacaaagacaaaataaatttactattagaCAAAACCCGTACGTCAGTTTACTTGAAGCCAAAAACCAAAAATCttcttaatacatttataaaggaTGAGGTGAAAGACGTCTCGATCAAGAGTGGCATAATCAGCGAAAACACCCCGTCTATAGAGACCATTAAATTGCCTGatgatttagaaaataataaaatagaagacCAAGACGATTCACTGGATTTAAAGATTGTTGGAGGTAAACCGGCAGTAAGCAGTGGCGTAATTGTCCAAAACAAGGGACGATCTGCACAGGTTTTCGAttga
- the LOC125072449 gene encoding ATPase inhibitor mai-2, mitochondrial-like: MFVHVFSSFSNQSAKMRSYRVISKIFQRKWNETGLKSMLRNKSLSSPSGTPGSGAGRGGGAGGSVRESGGGLGRYGAAQEEQFFFNKQREQLEKLKKKLKEEKAGELSQKKEK; this comes from the coding sequence atgttcgtCCATGTATTTAGCAGTTTTTCGAACCAAAGTGCTAAGATGAGGTCTTATCgtgtaatttcaaaaatttttcAAAGGAAGTGGAACGAAACTGGTCTAAAATCTATGTTAAGGAACAAGAGTTTATCGAGCCCATCTGGAACACCCGGCAGTGGAGCAGGGAGGGGTGGTGGGGCTGGAGGAAGTGTAAGAGAATCTGGTGGAGGTCTTGGACGGTATGGAGCTGCACAAGAGGAACAGTTCTTCTTCAACAAACAAAGGGAGCAGTTGGAGAAGCTTAAGAAGAAGCTGAAGGAAGAAAAAGCAGGTGAATTATCacaaaagaaagaaaagtaa